The following coding sequences lie in one Rutidosis leptorrhynchoides isolate AG116_Rl617_1_P2 chromosome 4, CSIRO_AGI_Rlap_v1, whole genome shotgun sequence genomic window:
- the LOC139845205 gene encoding dehydrodolichyl diphosphate synthase CPT3-like: MDVKHVTRVSEFVGGFIRKCIFNILSVSVIPNHIAFIMDGNRRYSQKHNMINGAGYRVGFSALMSMLRYCYELGVKYVTVYAFSIDNFKRNPEEVESLMDLMVEKIERLIKEEIIIRQYGTRVRFIGNLTLLSESVRLAAERPWMPLPKTLKSVLLICVAYTSIDEILHGVRESCEDNLNDGSVKISVSDIERRMYMGGAPDPDIIIRTSGETRLSNFLLWQSGKCLLYSPSVLWPEIGFMHLVCAVLDFQKHFYYLNKQKQA; encoded by the exons ATGGATGTTAAACATGTAACTCGGGTGTCCGAATTTGTGGGTGGTTTTATAAGAAAATGTATTTTTAACATCCTTTCGGTATCAGTCATACCGAATCACATTGCTTTTATAATGGATGGGAATCGAAGATACTCCCAGAAACACAACATGATTAACGGGGCAGGGTATCGAGTTGGGTTTTCAGCGTTAATGTCAATGCTTAGGTACTGCTATGAGTTAGGGGTGAAATATGTGACTGTTTACGCCTTTAGTATAGACAACTTTAAACGGAACCCTGAAGAAGTCGAATCTTTAATGGATTTAATGGTGGAAAAGATTGAAAGGTTGATAAAAGAAGAGATCATAATCAGGCAATACGGAACTAGGGTTCGGTTTATAGGAAACCTTACGCTTTTAAGCGAATCTGTGAGGTTAGCAGCAGAGAGA CCATGGATGCCACTACCAAAAACGCTAAAGTCCGTGTTGTTGATCTGTGTTGCGTATACTTCGATCGATGAGATTTTACACGGTGTTCGAGAATCTTGTGAAGACAACTTGAATGATGGATCGGTTAAAATTAGTGTGTCGGATATCGAGAGGCGTATGTATATGGGGGGTGCACCTGACCCTGATATTATAATTCGTACGTCAGGGGAGACGCGTTTGAGTAATTTTCTTCTGTGGCAGAGCGGTAAGTGTTTGTTGTATTCACCATCGGTTTTATGGCCAGAGATCGGTTTCATGCACCTTGTTTGTGCAGTTCTTGATTTTCAAAaacatttctattatttaaacaaaCAGAAGCAGGCATGA